One stretch of Flavobacteriales bacterium DNA includes these proteins:
- a CDS encoding GTP cyclohydrolase I, with amino-acid sequence MDKTKIINGSSAQIIEINPELRNIGYADGININGSLNEEEKLEMIDKAAVKFGEFLDALGCDWKNDPNSKETPTRVAKAYVNDLWAGRYNEFPKITTFPNYEYDGIIFEGNIPIISMCSHHHQTIMGKAHIAYIPQINQEIIGLSKLNRIVEHYARRGAIQENLTVRIHDAINKIVENNKGVAVMIEASHNCVQCRGVGHQGTSMKTSKLTGEFIESNKTRNEFYEFIKS; translated from the coding sequence ATGGATAAAACTAAAATAATTAATGGCTCATCAGCTCAGATAATTGAGATAAATCCTGAACTAAGAAATATAGGATATGCAGACGGAATAAATATTAACGGCTCTCTCAACGAAGAAGAAAAACTTGAAATGATTGACAAAGCGGCTGTCAAGTTTGGGGAATTTTTGGATGCTTTGGGTTGCGATTGGAAAAACGATCCTAACTCAAAAGAAACTCCTACAAGAGTAGCCAAAGCCTACGTCAACGATTTATGGGCTGGACGATATAACGAATTTCCAAAAATTACTACATTTCCTAATTACGAATACGATGGAATTATTTTCGAAGGTAATATTCCTATTATATCAATGTGTTCACATCACCATCAAACTATTATGGGCAAAGCTCACATTGCTTACATTCCGCAAATCAATCAAGAGATTATTGGGCTTAGCAAACTCAACAGAATTGTTGAACATTATGCTCGAAGAGGTGCTATACAAGAGAATCTTACTGTAAGAATACATGACGCTATAAATAAGATTGTAGAAAATAACAAAGGTGTTGCCGTGATGATTGAAGCCTCACACAATTGTGTACAATGTAGAGGTGTAGGACACCAAGGAACATCTATGAAGACCTCAAAACTGACGGGGGAATTTATAGAGTCTAATAAAACAAGAAATGAATTTTATGAATTCATAAAATCTTAA
- the crtI gene encoding phytoene desaturase family protein — protein sequence MSNISVIGSGFSGLSAAAFLAKEGHKVSVFEKNESIGGRARQFKAKGYTFDMGPSWYWMADVFEKFFAEFGKKASDYFDLTQLDPGFQIIFEQEKTIKLSSDWSAVCELFESFEKGSSKKLEEFMREAEFKYDFGINQLVYEPGLSLLEVCKPKLFANVFKLQVFTSYRNHVAKYFKNHYLKSLLEFPVLFLGTAPSQTPALYSLMTYSGIKKGTFYPMGGFGKVIDAFKEICLEQGVEFHTNEAVNSVNIEDEKIKSIVTDIRILKTDIVVGSADYNHIESKLLPPKYRNYNDDYWEKRTFSPSSLLFYVGVNTKLNKLIHHNLFFDEDIEKHTDEIYSDPKWPNKPLFYVCCPSKTDPSVAPKGKENIFFLMPIAPGLKDNDEIREKYFDIMLRRLEKYTGQSIEEHIEYKRSYCVNDFVNDYNAYKGNAYGLANTLLQTANFKPKIINKKINNLFYTGQLTVPGPGVPPSIISGQVVANHIVESNLI from the coding sequence ATGAGTAATATATCAGTCATAGGGAGTGGGTTTTCGGGTTTAAGTGCCGCTGCTTTTCTTGCCAAAGAAGGGCATAAGGTTAGCGTCTTTGAGAAAAACGAAAGCATAGGAGGACGAGCAAGACAGTTTAAAGCTAAAGGATACACCTTTGATATGGGGCCTAGCTGGTATTGGATGGCTGATGTGTTTGAGAAATTTTTCGCAGAATTTGGAAAAAAAGCAAGCGACTATTTCGATTTAACTCAGTTAGACCCGGGCTTTCAAATCATCTTCGAACAAGAAAAAACTATAAAGCTATCATCAGATTGGTCTGCTGTATGCGAGTTATTCGAAAGCTTTGAAAAAGGCTCTTCCAAAAAGTTAGAAGAATTTATGAGGGAAGCCGAATTCAAATATGATTTTGGCATCAACCAATTAGTCTATGAACCTGGTCTATCTCTGTTGGAGGTATGTAAACCTAAATTATTTGCTAATGTTTTCAAGCTGCAAGTGTTTACTTCATACAGAAATCACGTAGCTAAATATTTTAAAAATCATTATTTAAAATCTTTATTAGAATTTCCTGTCTTATTTTTAGGAACTGCCCCAAGTCAAACACCTGCTTTATATAGTCTAATGACTTATTCTGGAATTAAAAAAGGCACATTTTATCCTATGGGAGGGTTCGGAAAAGTCATTGATGCATTTAAAGAAATTTGTCTAGAACAAGGTGTAGAATTTCACACCAACGAAGCCGTAAATTCTGTCAATATTGAAGATGAAAAAATAAAATCCATAGTCACAGATATAAGAATATTAAAAACAGACATTGTGGTAGGTTCTGCTGACTACAATCATATTGAAAGTAAACTACTTCCTCCAAAATATAGAAATTACAACGATGATTATTGGGAAAAAAGAACCTTCTCTCCCTCCAGTCTCTTGTTTTATGTTGGCGTTAATACCAAGCTCAACAAACTGATTCATCACAACTTATTTTTTGATGAAGATATTGAGAAACATACAGACGAAATTTATTCCGATCCAAAATGGCCAAACAAACCCTTATTTTATGTTTGTTGTCCATCCAAAACAGACCCGTCTGTTGCTCCTAAAGGTAAAGAAAACATCTTCTTTTTGATGCCAATTGCACCAGGACTAAAAGATAATGATGAAATTAGAGAAAAATATTTTGACATTATGCTTAGACGATTAGAAAAATATACTGGTCAATCCATTGAAGAACATATAGAATATAAGAGAAGTTATTGCGTTAACGACTTTGTAAACGATTACAATGCCTACAAGGGCAATGCTTATGGGTTGGCTAACACGCTACTTCAAACGGCAAACTTTAAACCTAAAATCATTAACAAGAAAATAAATAACCTTTTCTACACAGGTCAGCTTACAGTACCCGGACCTGGTGTGCCACCGTCTATCATTTCAGGACAAGTGGTAGCAAATCACATAGTAGAATCTAACCTTATCTAA
- a CDS encoding 6-carboxytetrahydropterin synthase encodes MKTVQVIRRERFNAAHRLFNPNWTDEKNELVFGKCSNKNWHGHNYTLFVTVEGSVDPDTGYVIDLKVLSDIIKSRIVDKMDHRNLNLEVDFMKDTITTAENIAIKIYEELESDIRATGNNLHSVKLYETENNYVEYNG; translated from the coding sequence ATGAAAACCGTACAAGTTATCCGTCGAGAAAGATTCAATGCTGCCCATCGATTATTCAACCCAAATTGGACTGATGAAAAAAATGAGCTAGTATTTGGAAAGTGTTCAAACAAAAATTGGCATGGCCACAACTACACCTTATTTGTTACGGTTGAAGGCAGTGTTGACCCGGATACAGGTTATGTAATAGACTTGAAAGTGTTGAGCGATATAATCAAAAGTAGAATTGTTGATAAAATGGATCATAGAAACCTTAACCTTGAGGTTGATTTTATGAAAGATACTATTACTACTGCAGAAAACATTGCCATAAAAATATATGAAGAATTAGAAAGCGACATACGAGCTACTGGCAATAATTTGCACAGTGTTAAATTGTATGAAACTGAAAATAACTATGTAGAATACAATGGATAA
- a CDS encoding SDR family oxidoreductase, producing MKILLVGSSSDIAHNLVNNFNSEFDFIELTSTPSSSSQHQINVQNEETYPKIDGEINGLVYFPGSINLRPFSGLKLVDFQADYDINVLGLIKTLKHYHKHLAVDSSVVMISSVAATVGMPYHASISMCKSAIEGLCRSLAAEWAPKVRVNCIAPSVVQTKLSARLFRTDAQVEQMNTRHPLQKVGQPKNISDAISFLLSDKSSWITGQTLHVDGGLSKLKK from the coding sequence ATGAAAATATTATTAGTTGGCTCTTCAAGTGACATCGCTCACAATCTAGTAAATAATTTTAATTCGGAGTTTGATTTTATTGAGCTTACTTCGACGCCAAGTTCTTCAAGTCAGCATCAAATCAATGTTCAGAATGAAGAAACCTACCCCAAAATTGATGGTGAAATTAATGGTTTAGTCTATTTTCCAGGCTCCATCAATCTCAGGCCTTTTTCTGGGCTCAAGCTTGTAGACTTTCAAGCAGATTATGATATTAATGTATTGGGATTAATCAAAACACTTAAACACTATCATAAACATTTGGCAGTAGATTCTTCTGTAGTGATGATTAGTTCTGTTGCGGCAACAGTAGGGATGCCTTATCATGCTTCAATTTCAATGTGTAAATCTGCTATTGAAGGGCTTTGTCGTTCTCTTGCTGCTGAATGGGCGCCTAAAGTGCGTGTTAATTGTATTGCTCCTTCTGTTGTTCAAACTAAATTATCTGCTAGACTATTCAGAACAGATGCTCAAGTAGAACAGATGAATACTCGTCATCCATTACAGAAAGTTGGTCAGCCTAAGAATATTTCAGATGCAATTTCATTTCTATTATCTGACAAATCATCCTGGATTACGGGGCAAACATTACATGTTGATGGTGGTCTTTCAAAATTAAAGAAATAA